The Nitrospinota bacterium genome window below encodes:
- a CDS encoding fumarylacetoacetate hydrolase family protein, protein MLFVRYRRGAHERMGILRDGVITEIYGSYLGHYAETGRTLPLEEVTLLAPTKPSKVVVVGLMYRAHIEELGWETPEEPLISLKPSTTVIGPGEAIHLPEGVGRVDYEGEVAIVVGRPMHAVAPEEVADYLLGVTCINDVTARDLQSKDGQWTRAKGFDTFCPLGPGVASGLDINSLAIRTEVNGEVRQDSNTKDFIRAAEDLVSFISHVMSLLPGDVIATGTPSGIGPLQAGDEVAVTVEGVGTLRNPVVAA, encoded by the coding sequence ATGCTGTTCGTCCGGTATCGCCGCGGCGCTCACGAGCGGATGGGAATCTTGCGCGATGGAGTCATTACCGAGATTTACGGCTCCTACCTTGGGCATTATGCTGAGACCGGCCGGACATTGCCCCTCGAAGAGGTAACGCTGCTGGCGCCCACCAAACCGTCGAAGGTTGTTGTTGTGGGCCTGATGTACCGGGCTCACATAGAGGAGCTCGGATGGGAGACACCCGAGGAGCCTCTCATCAGCCTGAAACCCTCCACGACAGTTATAGGTCCGGGAGAGGCCATCCATCTCCCAGAAGGGGTGGGTCGGGTGGACTACGAAGGGGAGGTGGCGATCGTCGTAGGGCGTCCCATGCACGCAGTGGCGCCAGAGGAGGTGGCAGACTACCTCCTTGGTGTGACCTGCATCAACGACGTTACGGCCCGGGACCTTCAGTCCAAAGACGGTCAGTGGACCAGGGCCAAAGGATTTGATACTTTCTGCCCTCTTGGGCCGGGCGTCGCGTCGGGTCTTGACATAAACAGCCTGGCCATCCGAACCGAGGTCAACGGGGAGGTGCGTCAAGACTCGAATACTAAGGATTTCATCCGTGCCGCCGAGGATTTGGTGAGCTTCATATCGCACGTCATGAGCCTCCTGCCGGGCGATGTCATCGCCACGGGCACCCCAAGCGGGATAGGCCCCCTTCAAGCGGGGGACGAGGTGGCCGTGACTGTCGAGGGAGTCGGTACGCTCAGAAACCCCGTAGTGGCGGCCTGA
- a CDS encoding glycine--tRNA ligase subunit beta — translation MTKELILEIGTEEIPTGFMEPAFDYLRRSITRGLRDNGIAHGEMVVTGTPRRLFCCVKAVADKTADVTEEVIGPAKRIAYDDKGRPTKAAQGFARSQKVSVKDLKIVKTDRGDYVCVRRKTKGKSAMPALQELLPRIIDSIPFAKQMRWGNYDVRFARPVHWIVAVLGGKVIPFSYGAVTSGNRSRGHRFLAPGEFKVTSLSKYLKDAKARHVVVDHEERKAMIRRQVTQLAKRHGGHLIDDEDLLEEVAFLVEEPSAVLGSFDDRFLQLPDQVLITCMRSHQRYFAVVDAKGKLMPYFITVNNTKARRPKEVARGNEYVLRARLADADFFYIEDRKKPLGDFVEALKDVLYQSKLGTSYEKVERFEKVAAWLARKLDGAKKAKDVSQVAWLSKADLETSMIYEFPELQGLMGREYARLQGEKKEVYQGIYDHYLPKFVGDELPKTFSGAVVSVADKIDTICGNFGIGVTPTSAGDPYALRRQGAGIVTILLDRGFRISLQELIKKAIGQLGKKVELPSQKVSQDVLDFLRGRFAFLMTQQRNFQPDTVDAVLALGFDDVVDSARRVEALSAWRKQKDFKAITTAFKRVINILATSQKPGSLAPRRLKEPAEKRLYQMTRQVAAAVTKAEAKGRYKEALAQLAKLRPVIDRFFDEVLVMDKDKAVRANRIALLGQVAELFSRLADFSKLKAA, via the coding sequence ATGACGAAAGAGCTCATCTTGGAGATCGGGACTGAAGAGATTCCGACCGGTTTTATGGAGCCCGCGTTCGATTATCTGAGGCGCTCCATCACACGGGGGCTTCGGGACAATGGCATCGCACACGGCGAGATGGTAGTGACGGGCACCCCTCGAAGGCTTTTTTGCTGTGTTAAGGCGGTTGCGGACAAAACCGCCGATGTCACCGAAGAGGTCATCGGCCCTGCAAAGCGCATCGCCTATGACGATAAGGGCCGGCCCACCAAGGCGGCCCAAGGATTTGCCCGGAGCCAGAAAGTCAGTGTCAAGGACCTTAAGATCGTCAAGACCGACCGGGGCGATTACGTCTGCGTGCGGAGGAAGACGAAGGGCAAGTCGGCGATGCCCGCCCTCCAAGAGCTTCTGCCGCGTATCATCGACTCCATACCCTTTGCCAAGCAAATGCGTTGGGGCAACTACGATGTGCGCTTCGCTCGACCGGTACACTGGATTGTCGCCGTCCTGGGCGGCAAGGTCATCCCCTTCAGCTACGGGGCCGTCACCAGCGGAAACCGCTCACGCGGCCACCGCTTCCTCGCCCCCGGCGAGTTCAAGGTGACGAGCTTGTCCAAGTATCTTAAAGACGCCAAGGCCCGTCACGTGGTCGTGGACCACGAGGAGCGGAAGGCCATGATCCGCCGCCAGGTCACTCAGCTCGCCAAGCGCCACGGCGGCCACCTCATCGACGACGAGGATCTTCTGGAGGAGGTGGCCTTCCTGGTCGAAGAGCCCTCGGCCGTCTTGGGCTCCTTCGACGATCGTTTTCTCCAGCTTCCCGACCAAGTGCTTATCACCTGCATGCGGAGCCACCAGAGGTATTTCGCCGTCGTTGACGCCAAAGGCAAGCTCATGCCCTATTTCATCACGGTGAACAACACCAAGGCCAGGCGTCCAAAGGAGGTGGCCCGGGGCAACGAGTACGTCCTTAGGGCCCGGCTCGCTGATGCGGACTTCTTCTACATCGAGGACCGGAAGAAACCCCTCGGGGACTTCGTAGAGGCCCTAAAAGACGTCCTCTATCAGTCGAAGCTCGGAACTAGCTACGAGAAAGTGGAGCGTTTTGAGAAGGTCGCCGCATGGTTGGCCCGAAAGCTCGACGGCGCAAAGAAGGCTAAAGACGTCTCCCAGGTGGCGTGGCTCTCAAAGGCCGACCTTGAAACAAGCATGATTTACGAGTTTCCCGAGCTTCAGGGCCTGATGGGCCGGGAGTACGCCCGGCTTCAGGGCGAGAAAAAGGAAGTTTATCAAGGCATTTACGATCATTACCTGCCGAAATTTGTCGGCGATGAACTGCCCAAGACCTTCAGCGGGGCCGTCGTCTCCGTTGCCGACAAGATCGACACAATCTGCGGAAACTTCGGCATCGGCGTGACACCCACCAGCGCCGGCGACCCATACGCCCTTCGCCGCCAAGGGGCGGGCATCGTCACCATTCTCCTGGACAGGGGATTTCGCATCTCCCTCCAGGAACTTATCAAGAAGGCCATTGGACAGCTTGGCAAGAAAGTAGAGCTGCCGTCCCAGAAGGTTTCCCAGGATGTCCTGGACTTCCTAAGGGGACGCTTCGCCTTCCTTATGACCCAGCAGCGTAATTTCCAGCCCGACACCGTCGACGCCGTGCTCGCCCTTGGGTTCGACGATGTGGTGGATTCGGCGAGGAGGGTGGAGGCTCTCTCGGCATGGCGCAAGCAGAAGGACTTCAAGGCCATAACCACAGCCTTCAAGCGGGTCATAAACATTCTCGCGACCTCCCAAAAGCCCGGCTCGCTCGCCCCGAGGCGCTTAAAAGAGCCTGCGGAGAAGCGGCTCTACCAAATGACCCGGCAGGTGGCCGCGGCGGTGACAAAAGCTGAAGCGAAAGGCCGGTACAAGGAAGCGCTCGCCCAGCTCGCAAAGCTACGGCCCGTCATAGACCGCTTTTTTGACGAGGTTTTGGTCATGGATAAGGATAAGGCGGTGCGGGCGAACCGAATAGCCCTGCTCGGCCAGGTGGCGGAGCTCTTCTCCCGGCTGGCGGATTTCAGCAAGCTTAAGGCAGCTTGA
- the glyQ gene encoding glycine--tRNA ligase subunit alpha: MTYQELVLALEQYWHDYGCIIQQPYDLEIGAGTMNPATFLRALGPEPWNVAYVEPSRRPTDGRYAENPSRLQHYYQYQVILKPSPDDLQELYLNSLKAFGIDPLEHDIRFVEDDWESPTLGAWGLGWEVWLDGMEITQFTYFQQCGGIDLKPISGELTYGIERIAMYLQDIDNIFDLEWTQGLTYGDVHKQSEYEWCVYNFEESNAQMLFQLFEMFEAESKQLLGKNLIWPAYDYCLKCSHVFNLLDARGAISVNERTSYIGRVRELARGCAEGYVKQREEMGYPLIEKGVWAELIKA; this comes from the coding sequence ATGACATACCAGGAACTGGTCTTGGCCCTCGAGCAATACTGGCACGACTACGGCTGCATTATCCAGCAGCCGTACGATCTGGAGATCGGCGCCGGCACGATGAACCCCGCCACATTCCTTCGGGCCCTGGGGCCTGAGCCGTGGAACGTGGCCTATGTCGAGCCCTCTCGCCGGCCCACCGATGGCCGCTACGCCGAAAACCCCAGCCGCCTCCAGCACTACTATCAGTACCAGGTGATTCTGAAGCCCAGCCCCGACGACCTTCAGGAGCTCTACCTCAATAGCCTGAAGGCGTTCGGTATCGATCCGCTGGAGCACGACATCCGCTTCGTCGAGGACGACTGGGAAAGCCCCACCCTCGGCGCCTGGGGTCTCGGATGGGAGGTCTGGCTCGACGGGATGGAAATCACTCAGTTTACCTACTTCCAGCAGTGTGGCGGCATCGACCTCAAGCCCATAAGCGGCGAGCTCACCTACGGAATCGAGCGCATCGCAATGTACCTGCAGGATATAGACAACATTTTCGATTTGGAATGGACCCAGGGCCTAACGTACGGCGATGTCCACAAGCAGAGCGAGTACGAGTGGTGCGTCTATAATTTTGAGGAGAGTAATGCCCAGATGCTCTTCCAGCTCTTCGAAATGTTTGAGGCGGAGTCCAAGCAATTGCTGGGCAAGAACCTCATCTGGCCCGCCTACGATTACTGTCTCAAGTGCTCGCACGTCTTCAACCTGCTCGACGCCCGGGGGGCCATCAGTGTTAATGAGCGGACGAGTTACATCGGGCGTGTCCGGGAACTGGCGCGCGGATGCGCCGAGGGCTACGTCAAACAGCGCGAAGAGATGGGCTACCCGCTTATAGAGAAGGGCGTGTGGGCCGAACTCATAAAAGCATAG
- a CDS encoding aspartate kinase, with the protein MALVVQKYGGTSVGDLQKIREVAKQVAARVDGGDQVVVVLSAMEGETDRLLDMALKLTDEPDGREIDQLIANGERISISLLTLALQSMGYKAKSLTGRQVGIITDTNHTNARIISADADKVRRTLEEGCICVVAGFQGISLNDDVTTLGRGGSDTTAVALAAATGAEVCEIYTDVDGIYTADPSVVPSARRLKTIFYDEMLELASLGAKVLHARSVEFGKRYGVPILVKSAFGAGEGTMVVERQPGMEEVTVAGVTSSKDQAKVTILGVPDRPGIAAIIFETVAEHNVVVDMIVQNISEEGLTDISFTVSRDDAERTQKLMREVAKEIGARDTTLDTGIVKVSIVGAGMRSAPGVAARMFRTLANEGINIIMISTSEIKVSCIVEEKFSDEAVRVLHEAFEEASPPAGGE; encoded by the coding sequence ATGGCGCTCGTAGTTCAAAAATATGGAGGCACTTCCGTTGGCGACCTTCAGAAAATACGTGAAGTAGCGAAACAGGTCGCGGCGAGGGTTGACGGGGGCGACCAGGTCGTGGTGGTTCTATCAGCCATGGAGGGAGAGACCGACCGGCTCCTCGATATGGCCCTTAAGCTGACGGACGAGCCCGACGGCCGGGAGATCGATCAGCTCATCGCCAACGGCGAGCGCATCTCCATCAGTCTGCTGACCTTGGCCCTGCAAAGCATGGGCTATAAGGCCAAATCCTTGACGGGCCGCCAGGTGGGGATTATAACCGATACCAATCATACGAACGCACGCATCATCAGCGCCGATGCTGACAAAGTCCGCCGGACCCTGGAGGAAGGCTGCATCTGCGTGGTGGCAGGCTTTCAGGGCATCAGCCTCAACGACGATGTGACGACCCTCGGCCGGGGTGGCTCCGATACGACGGCCGTAGCCCTGGCGGCGGCCACCGGGGCTGAAGTCTGTGAAATCTACACCGATGTCGACGGCATCTATACGGCCGACCCGAGCGTCGTCCCATCGGCCCGGCGGTTGAAGACCATCTTCTACGACGAAATGCTGGAGCTGGCGAGCCTGGGGGCGAAGGTGCTCCACGCCAGGAGCGTGGAGTTCGGCAAACGCTACGGGGTGCCCATTCTGGTAAAATCCGCCTTCGGGGCGGGGGAGGGTACTATGGTGGTTGAGAGGCAGCCCGGCATGGAAGAGGTGACGGTGGCCGGCGTCACATCTAGCAAGGACCAGGCGAAGGTGACCATCCTTGGGGTGCCCGACCGACCCGGCATCGCCGCGATTATCTTCGAGACCGTGGCCGAGCACAACGTAGTGGTGGATATGATTGTCCAGAACATCTCCGAGGAGGGCCTCACCGACATCTCCTTCACTGTGAGCCGGGACGATGCCGAACGCACCCAGAAGCTGATGCGGGAGGTGGCCAAAGAGATCGGGGCCCGCGATACGACCCTCGATACGGGCATCGTGAAGGTCTCGATCGTGGGGGCTGGCATGCGGAGCGCCCCGGGGGTGGCTGCTCGGATGTTCCGCACGTTGGCCAACGAGGGAATAAACATTATAATGATCTCCACCTCGGAGATTAAGGTCTCCTGTATTGTGGAGGAGAAATTCTCCGATGAGGCCGTCCGGGTGCTCCACGAGGCCTTCGAGGAGGCCTCCCCGCCGGCCGGCGGGGAGTAG
- a CDS encoding cofactor-independent phosphoglycerate mutase, with protein sequence MKYCVLLADGASDHPCEELGGRTPLEAAHIPSLDAIARNGITGSLRTIPEGMPPGSDVGNLSVFGYDPKTSYTGRSPLEAAAMGVALAPEDVAFRCNLVTLGFDADALVMEDYSAGHISTEDAEALISTLAQELGNETFRLYPGVSYRHLLVWREGHDGMVLTPPHDISDQPVAPYLPKGEGTGPLIELMTSAQMLLKAHPVNRSREERGEKAANSIWLWGQGRAPRLEPFKERYGVEGAVISGVDLVKGIGLLAGLEFIAVPGATGYLDTNYRGKADYALDALSEKDFVYVHVEAFDEAGHLGDAKKKVEALEDFDRLLVAPLLEGLEAMGPFRVLLCPDHPTPVSLKTHVAEPVPYALWDSTRPGDAVERYTEACREEGSRHFPEGHTIMAYFLRHDRE encoded by the coding sequence ATGAAATACTGTGTGCTGTTGGCCGACGGAGCGAGCGACCACCCCTGCGAAGAGCTGGGCGGGCGCACCCCTCTTGAGGCGGCCCACATCCCCTCGCTGGACGCCATTGCAAGGAACGGCATCACCGGCTCCCTGCGCACCATCCCCGAGGGCATGCCGCCCGGGAGCGATGTCGGCAACCTGTCCGTCTTCGGCTACGATCCGAAGACCAGCTACACGGGGCGCTCGCCCCTGGAGGCGGCCGCCATGGGTGTCGCTCTTGCCCCGGAGGATGTCGCCTTCCGATGCAATCTCGTCACCCTGGGCTTTGACGCCGACGCCCTGGTCATGGAGGACTACAGCGCGGGCCATATCTCCACCGAGGATGCCGAGGCGCTCATCTCGACCCTGGCCCAGGAGCTTGGCAACGAGACCTTTAGGCTCTACCCCGGGGTAAGCTACCGCCACCTTCTGGTCTGGCGCGAGGGGCACGATGGGATGGTCCTGACCCCGCCCCATGACATCTCCGACCAGCCCGTCGCTCCCTATCTGCCAAAGGGTGAAGGCACCGGGCCTCTGATTGAGCTGATGACCAGCGCCCAGATGCTCCTGAAGGCCCATCCTGTCAACCGGAGCCGGGAGGAAAGGGGCGAGAAGGCGGCCAATTCTATATGGCTTTGGGGGCAGGGCAGGGCACCCAGGCTAGAGCCATTCAAGGAGCGCTATGGGGTGGAGGGCGCAGTCATCTCGGGGGTCGATCTCGTCAAGGGGATAGGGCTGCTGGCGGGCCTAGAATTCATCGCCGTGCCCGGGGCGACCGGCTACCTCGATACAAACTACCGGGGCAAGGCTGACTACGCCCTGGATGCTCTCAGCGAGAAAGATTTCGTCTACGTCCACGTGGAGGCGTTCGACGAGGCGGGACACCTTGGAGATGCGAAAAAGAAGGTCGAGGCCCTGGAGGACTTCGACCGCCTACTCGTGGCGCCCCTTCTGGAGGGGCTCGAAGCCATGGGGCCGTTCCGGGTTCTCCTCTGCCCGGACCACCCCACGCCCGTCTCCTTGAAGACCCATGTGGCCGAACCGGTACCGTACGCCCTTTGGGACTCGACCCGGCCCGGCGACGCTGTGGAGCGATACACCGAGGCATGTCGTGAAGAGGGCTCCCGGCATTTTCCGGAGGGCCATACCATTATGGCCTATTTCTTGAGGCATGATAGGGAGTAA
- a CDS encoding threonine synthase, translating to MRWRGVIERYREFLPVTEATPVITLNEGNTPLIQLRRFVELLGVNLELYVKYEGVNPTGSFKDRGMTVAVSKAVEEGSTAVICASTGNTSASAAAYAVRGNLRAIVVVPEGKIAVGKFVQALIHHATVIQVKGSFDDALGIVLEIVERYPITLVNSLNPHRIEGQKTAAFEVCDQLGGTAPTYHILPVGNAGNITANWRGYVEYAEAGRVSRTPVMMGFQAEGAAPIVRGQVVESPETLATAIRIGNPASWKEAVEAAEDSGGLIDMVSDEEIIEAYRLIASREGIFCEPSSAAALAGVVKYAAKGYFQDGDVVVCTLTGHGLKDIGLAQAVSPEPRTVLPDVDAVAEILQL from the coding sequence ATGCGCTGGCGAGGAGTCATTGAACGCTATCGAGAGTTCCTGCCGGTGACGGAGGCTACCCCGGTCATCACTCTCAATGAGGGCAACACGCCCCTCATCCAGCTTCGCCGCTTCGTCGAGCTGCTCGGGGTCAACTTGGAGCTCTACGTTAAGTACGAGGGAGTCAACCCGACAGGATCATTCAAGGACCGCGGAATGACTGTGGCCGTGAGCAAGGCGGTTGAGGAGGGCTCTACGGCTGTCATCTGCGCATCGACGGGCAACACGTCGGCCTCGGCGGCGGCCTACGCCGTCAGGGGAAACCTTCGGGCCATCGTGGTGGTGCCCGAGGGCAAGATTGCCGTCGGCAAATTCGTCCAGGCCCTAATCCACCATGCCACGGTCATCCAGGTCAAGGGGAGCTTCGATGATGCGCTCGGCATCGTCTTGGAGATTGTGGAGCGATACCCCATCACCCTGGTCAATTCCCTGAACCCGCACCGGATCGAGGGCCAGAAAACCGCGGCCTTCGAGGTCTGCGACCAGCTGGGGGGGACAGCGCCGACCTACCATATCTTGCCCGTTGGAAACGCGGGAAACATCACCGCCAACTGGCGAGGCTATGTGGAGTATGCTGAGGCGGGCCGCGTGTCCCGAACACCCGTCATGATGGGCTTTCAAGCTGAGGGAGCGGCCCCCATCGTGAGGGGTCAGGTTGTCGAGAGCCCTGAGACCCTCGCCACCGCCATCCGCATCGGCAACCCGGCCAGCTGGAAAGAAGCCGTCGAGGCCGCGGAGGACAGCGGGGGCCTCATCGACATGGTCAGCGACGAGGAGATCATCGAGGCGTACCGTCTCATCGCCAGCCGGGAGGGCATCTTCTGTGAACCGTCCTCGGCGGCCGCCCTTGCGGGTGTCGTAAAATACGCCGCCAAGGGTTACTTTCAAGACGGCGACGTAGTGGTATGCACCTTGACGGGCCACGGCCTCAAGGACATCGGATTGGCCCAGGCCGTCTCTCCCGAGCCCCGGACAGTTCTGCCCGACGTCGATGCCGTCGCTGAGATCTTGCAGCTTTGA
- a CDS encoding homoserine dehydrogenase, with the protein MRTFRVGLLGLGTVGCGVAQVLQTNQDVIRQRLGAGIELTRISDLDLDRPRPVEVDPTLLTTNAQEVVKDESIEIVVELIGGYEPARTLLLQALEHGKHVVTANKALLARNGLEIFEAAGRRGLDVGFEASVGGGIPIIRAIKEGFSADRIRSISCIINGTGNYILSKMTDEGRPFEEVLREAQEKGYAEADPSFDIDGIDSAHKLAILASLAFGTPVPEEKVFTEGIRRIEPVDIEFAREFGYRIKLLAIAKEMDGKVEVRVHPTMVPTTNILSTVDGVLNAVHVEGDAVGSTIFIGRGAGSLPTASAVVGDIIDICRNILKGSAGRVPPMSYPPEALLPLPISDVNDIVTEYYLRVMAEDQPGVLSQVSGILGDNGISISSVIQRGRRKEGAVPVVLMTHQAKEGAMQIALKAIDGLDVVAGPSMLIRVENTLASEAME; encoded by the coding sequence GTGCGCACATTTCGCGTGGGCCTGCTCGGCCTAGGGACCGTCGGGTGCGGGGTGGCCCAAGTTCTCCAGACCAATCAGGACGTCATTCGTCAACGCTTAGGAGCGGGCATTGAACTGACGCGTATTAGCGATCTCGACCTCGATCGGCCCCGCCCTGTGGAGGTGGACCCGACTCTCCTGACCACGAACGCCCAGGAGGTGGTAAAGGACGAGTCGATCGAGATTGTGGTGGAGCTCATCGGAGGCTACGAGCCCGCCCGCACCCTCTTGCTCCAGGCCCTTGAGCATGGCAAGCACGTGGTGACGGCGAATAAAGCCTTGCTCGCACGCAACGGATTGGAGATATTCGAAGCGGCCGGGCGACGGGGCCTCGACGTAGGCTTTGAGGCGAGTGTGGGGGGTGGTATCCCCATCATCAGGGCCATCAAGGAGGGCTTCTCCGCCGACCGCATTCGCTCCATCTCGTGCATCATCAACGGGACGGGCAACTACATTCTCTCGAAGATGACGGACGAGGGGCGCCCCTTCGAGGAGGTCTTGCGCGAGGCCCAGGAGAAGGGATACGCTGAAGCAGACCCGAGCTTCGATATAGACGGCATCGATTCGGCCCACAAATTGGCTATCTTGGCCTCGCTGGCGTTCGGCACCCCCGTGCCGGAGGAAAAGGTCTTCACCGAGGGCATCCGCCGCATCGAGCCGGTGGATATTGAGTTCGCCCGGGAGTTCGGCTACCGGATCAAGCTGCTGGCCATCGCCAAGGAGATGGACGGCAAGGTGGAAGTGAGGGTCCATCCGACAATGGTCCCGACCACCAATATCCTCTCGACCGTTGACGGCGTCCTAAACGCGGTCCACGTTGAGGGCGACGCCGTGGGGAGCACTATATTCATCGGGCGTGGGGCGGGCTCGTTACCGACGGCGAGCGCGGTCGTGGGCGACATCATCGACATCTGCCGAAACATACTCAAGGGGAGCGCGGGGCGGGTCCCCCCAATGTCCTACCCGCCCGAAGCGTTGCTTCCGCTGCCGATAAGCGATGTCAATGATATCGTGACAGAGTACTACCTTCGCGTCATGGCAGAGGACCAGCCCGGCGTCCTTTCTCAGGTCTCAGGCATTCTGGGTGATAACGGCATCAGCATCTCTTCGGTCATTCAGCGGGGACGCCGCAAGGAGGGGGCCGTGCCAGTTGTCCTGATGACCCATCAAGCCAAAGAGGGGGCTATGCAAATCGCCCTGAAAGCGATTGACGGTCTCGATGTGGTCGCTGGCCCGAGCATGCTAATCCGGGTCGAGAACACCTTGGCCTCAGAGGCTATGGAATAG
- a CDS encoding aminotransferase class I/II-fold pyridoxal phosphate-dependent enzyme, which translates to MFDFQRIKRLPPYVFSIVDELKMKARRAGHDIIDFGMGNPDQPTPSHIVDKLLEAVEKGKNHRYSASRGITKLRDAICQWYARRYDVELDPESEAVVTIGSKEGIAHLSLSIIGLGDLVMVPAPTYPIHSYGIIIANGNVVNIPVSRDHDFFEDMERTFKTLWPRPKVLIINFPHNPTTACVDLEFFERIVDFAQENNIIVIHDFAYADLGYDGYEPPSMLQVPGAKDVGVEFFSLSKSYNMPGWRVGFAVGNSQIIGALTRMKSYLDYGIFQPIQIASIIALNSPPSVVKEIRETYRTRRDILCDGLNRIGWKVEKPQATMFLWAEIPSEHKKAGSLEFAKFLVEKANVAIAPGVGFGPFGDEHVRFALVENVHRTRQAIKGIKEAL; encoded by the coding sequence ATGTTTGATTTCCAACGCATCAAGCGCCTACCACCATACGTATTTTCCATTGTCGACGAGCTGAAGATGAAGGCTCGGAGGGCTGGGCACGACATTATCGATTTTGGGATGGGGAATCCCGACCAGCCCACTCCCAGCCACATCGTGGACAAGCTCCTTGAGGCGGTCGAGAAGGGCAAGAACCACCGATATTCGGCCTCCCGAGGGATTACGAAGCTACGAGATGCCATCTGCCAGTGGTATGCCCGGCGCTACGATGTGGAGCTCGACCCCGAATCCGAAGCGGTCGTGACGATAGGCAGCAAGGAGGGAATCGCCCACCTTTCGCTTTCGATCATCGGGCTGGGGGATTTGGTCATGGTCCCCGCACCCACCTACCCGATTCACAGCTACGGGATCATCATCGCAAACGGTAATGTGGTCAACATCCCAGTCTCGCGCGACCATGACTTCTTCGAGGATATGGAGCGGACGTTCAAGACTTTGTGGCCGCGGCCCAAGGTGCTTATCATCAATTTCCCCCATAACCCAACCACCGCCTGTGTAGACCTGGAATTCTTCGAGCGGATAGTGGACTTCGCCCAGGAGAACAACATTATCGTCATCCACGATTTTGCTTACGCCGATCTCGGATACGACGGCTACGAGCCTCCGAGCATGCTGCAGGTTCCCGGCGCAAAGGATGTCGGGGTCGAGTTCTTCAGCCTCTCTAAGAGCTATAACATGCCTGGCTGGCGGGTTGGCTTCGCCGTGGGCAACTCTCAGATTATCGGCGCCTTGACCCGCATGAAAAGCTACCTCGACTACGGAATTTTTCAGCCCATCCAGATTGCCAGCATCATCGCTCTCAACAGCCCTCCTTCGGTGGTGAAAGAGATAAGGGAGACCTACCGGACGCGGCGTGATATTCTGTGCGATGGCCTCAATCGAATAGGGTGGAAGGTGGAAAAACCACAGGCCACGATGTTTCTCTGGGCTGAGATACCGTCCGAGCATAAGAAGGCGGGTTCGCTGGAGTTCGCCAAGTTTCTGGTGGAGAAGGCCAATGTGGCGATCGCTCCTGGCGTAGGTTTCGGCCCGTTCGGCGACGAACACGTCCGCTTTGCCTTGGTGGAAAACGTCCATCGCACGCGGCAAGCGATTAAAGGCATCAAAGAAGCTCTTTAA
- a CDS encoding glutamine amidotransferase family protein, whose product MTGIIHRRGELIDGDLIIRSICHQRDRGNGLGSGFAAYGIYPEFKDYYALHIMFEGISSVHETEEFLNEYLLIKHQETIPVRPIASIKDSPLLKRYFVAPHERVEDLERRGMEGMGDDDIVVRTVMHINLDITGAFVFSSGKNMGVFKGVGFPEQVAEFFRIDEYRAYLWTAHNRFPTNTPGWWGGAHPFTLLDWSIVHNGEISSYGINKRYLEMYGYRLALLTDTEVIAYMLDLMIRKHGLPHRIACLALAAPFWDDIDMLEKGEREALTNLRMVYGSGLLNGPYAFLFAYSRGLIGLNDRIKLRPLVCGIKGDLTIMASEESAIREIVPDLDEAWAPRAGDPVIVELDPDVAV is encoded by the coding sequence ATGACGGGAATCATCCACCGCCGGGGAGAGCTCATAGACGGTGATCTCATCATCAGGTCCATATGCCACCAGCGCGACCGGGGCAATGGCCTGGGGTCGGGCTTTGCGGCCTACGGGATTTACCCTGAGTTCAAGGACTACTACGCCCTCCATATCATGTTCGAGGGAATCTCAAGCGTCCATGAGACCGAGGAATTTCTGAACGAGTACCTCTTGATCAAGCACCAAGAGACGATCCCCGTCCGCCCGATCGCCTCGATTAAAGACAGCCCCCTGCTCAAACGCTACTTCGTCGCACCTCACGAGCGCGTGGAAGATCTCGAACGCAGGGGCATGGAGGGGATGGGTGACGACGATATCGTCGTCAGGACCGTCATGCACATCAACTTAGATATTACCGGGGCCTTCGTCTTCTCCAGCGGCAAGAACATGGGGGTATTCAAGGGCGTAGGGTTTCCCGAGCAGGTGGCCGAGTTCTTCCGGATCGACGAGTACCGGGCGTACCTTTGGACTGCCCACAACCGTTTCCCCACGAACACTCCCGGCTGGTGGGGCGGCGCTCACCCATTCACACTGCTTGATTGGTCCATCGTTCACAATGGGGAGATATCAAGCTACGGTATCAACAAGCGCTACCTGGAGATGTACGGCTACCGCTTAGCCCTCTTGACCGACACCGAGGTCATCGCCTACATGCTAGACCTCATGATTCGCAAGCACGGCCTCCCGCACCGGATCGCCTGTTTGGCCTTGGCGGCTCCCTTCTGGGATGATATTGACATGCTGGAAAAGGGCGAAAGGGAAGCGCTCACCAACTTGAGGATGGTTTACGGAAGCGGGCTGCTCAACGGCCCCTACGCCTTTCTCTTCGCATACAGCCGGGGGCTCATCGGGCTCAACGACCGGATTAAGCTGCGTCCCCTTGTCTGCGGGATCAAGGGGGACTTGACGATCATGGCCAGCGAGGAGAGCGCGATTCGCGAGATCGTCCCGGACTTGGATGAAGCTTGGGCGCCCCGGGCAGGGGACCCCGTTATCGTTGAGCTAGATCCTGACGTGGCGGTTTGA